One window from the genome of Acidobacteriota bacterium encodes:
- the larA gene encoding nickel-dependent lactate racemase: protein MMGRPVRIKYGKGFIDIPPTSFHLKAIQPAFLEKEELSLEEIEKKISQPIASREIEELHGDADRVLIVVSDATRVTCVHRFLPAILKKLLRSGVREENIRFIFATGVHRKVTVNEKSSILGETIIGRYQHLDHDPYAESSLSLVGRTSRGTTVRVNSEVLKASKIILTGAIDLHYHAGFTGGRKSLMPGLAGHDTAASNHLLSLVSEGEKHPCSDVGILESNPVHEDMLEGALMVPSPFIVNSIIDERGGIEEIFAGDMVRAHWKGAEYLNESRRIKIERKARMVVAGCGGYPKDINVIQANKCIQNCSRLVEDGGVLILVAQCSEGYGSQDFAGWLSRGKAGILYDMKRQFKSYAQTALSIIHAIESINVIFVTDFRSEVLQSLGIRQTGSLGEAFQLAEVVIGKEAEGLVIENGPRWFFHI from the coding sequence ATGATGGGAAGACCAGTCCGGATAAAATACGGGAAAGGCTTCATCGACATCCCTCCCACAAGTTTCCATCTGAAAGCTATTCAGCCAGCGTTCTTGGAAAAGGAAGAGCTGTCTCTGGAGGAGATAGAGAAGAAAATCAGCCAGCCGATCGCTTCACGGGAGATAGAAGAGCTGCATGGAGATGCGGATCGCGTCCTCATAGTGGTCTCTGATGCCACAAGAGTCACCTGCGTCCACCGATTTTTGCCAGCCATTCTTAAGAAGCTTCTGAGATCGGGTGTCCGTGAAGAGAATATCAGATTCATCTTTGCTACTGGAGTCCATCGGAAAGTAACTGTAAATGAGAAATCATCGATACTGGGGGAAACAATTATCGGCCGATATCAGCATTTAGACCATGACCCTTATGCAGAATCTTCCCTTTCGTTGGTTGGAAGAACGTCGAGGGGGACTACGGTCAGGGTCAATTCGGAAGTCCTCAAAGCTTCAAAGATCATCCTGACGGGAGCGATAGACCTTCACTATCATGCCGGGTTCACGGGAGGGAGAAAATCTTTGATGCCAGGTCTCGCCGGGCATGATACCGCGGCCTCCAATCATCTGCTTTCCCTTGTTTCGGAAGGGGAAAAGCATCCTTGCTCAGATGTCGGGATCCTTGAATCCAATCCCGTTCATGAGGATATGCTGGAAGGCGCGCTGATGGTTCCATCTCCTTTCATCGTGAACAGCATCATCGATGAGAGGGGAGGGATCGAAGAGATATTTGCAGGAGATATGGTTCGGGCGCACTGGAAAGGAGCGGAATATTTGAATGAGTCCCGGCGAATAAAAATCGAGAGAAAGGCAAGAATGGTCGTGGCAGGATGCGGCGGCTATCCAAAGGATATAAATGTCATCCAGGCAAACAAGTGCATTCAGAACTGTTCGCGACTTGTCGAGGATGGAGGGGTCCTGATCCTCGTGGCGCAGTGTTCCGAGGGGTATGGAAGCCAGGATTTTGCTGGATGGCTTTCCAGAGGGAAAGCGGGCATTCTTTACGATATGAAGCGACAGTTCAAGTCATACGCCCAGACTGCCCTCTCCATCATCCATGCTATTGAAAGCATCAACGTAATTTTCGTTACCGACTTCAGGTCGGAGGTCCTTCAATCCCTGGGGATACGCCAGACAGGGTCTCTGGGTGAAGCTTTTCAACTGGCGGAAGTGGTGATCGGAAAGGAAGCAGAAGGACTTGTCATCGAAAACGGTCCGCGGTGGTTCTTTCATATTTGA
- a CDS encoding pyridoxal phosphate-dependent aminotransferase produces MLRISGRMREITSSCTFSLKVEEDRIRSAGQDIIDFGAEEPDFNTPDNIKEAAKRSIDENFTHHTDPMGLFELRKAIAERYTKEYGTDYPEREILVANGARNVLLALALSLFGEGDEAIVLSPHWSSYPEQVRIAGARPVFAKVEAEDRFLPRAERIEEAITSATKAIFLNSPCNPSGSIIPSDLLKRILVLSLQKDFYIISDESYESFIFDGRHESMMQYFQKARDRLILVNSLSMTYAMSGWRIGYAIGPKAIIDAAAKIVGHDSFHPSSVSQKAALEAMRGESAVASMLNIYRERRDCMLELIQSIKGMTCHVPEGAFYLFPNVTELCRMLKLESSLEVSNYLFKNARVITVPGEVFGYPGHIRLTFAASLENIMEGMKRIRDTLCFRA; encoded by the coding sequence ATGCTGAGGATTTCAGGACGGATGAGGGAGATCACGTCTTCCTGCACATTTTCGCTGAAAGTGGAGGAGGACCGCATCAGATCAGCCGGTCAGGACATCATCGATTTCGGAGCGGAGGAGCCTGACTTCAACACACCGGACAACATCAAGGAAGCCGCGAAGAGATCGATCGACGAGAACTTCACGCATCATACCGATCCCATGGGTCTCTTCGAACTGAGAAAAGCGATAGCGGAGAGATACACGAAAGAGTACGGGACCGATTATCCTGAGAGAGAAATTCTTGTCGCAAATGGTGCCAGGAATGTGTTGCTTGCTCTTGCCCTCTCGCTTTTCGGCGAGGGGGACGAGGCGATCGTTCTTTCCCCTCACTGGTCTTCCTATCCGGAGCAGGTCAGGATAGCAGGAGCCAGACCTGTTTTTGCTAAGGTAGAAGCAGAAGATCGATTTTTGCCCCGAGCAGAGCGGATCGAAGAAGCCATCACATCGGCGACGAAGGCCATTTTCCTTAACAGTCCCTGCAATCCTTCCGGTAGCATCATCCCTTCCGACTTGCTGAAGAGGATCCTTGTGTTATCCCTGCAGAAAGATTTTTACATCATCAGCGATGAATCTTACGAGTCTTTCATCTTCGATGGACGGCATGAATCGATGATGCAGTATTTTCAGAAGGCGCGTGACAGGCTTATCCTCGTGAACTCCCTATCCATGACGTATGCCATGAGCGGATGGAGGATCGGCTATGCCATCGGTCCCAAGGCCATAATCGACGCCGCTGCGAAGATCGTCGGCCATGACTCCTTCCATCCCTCATCCGTCTCTCAGAAGGCAGCGCTGGAAGCCATGAGGGGAGAATCCGCCGTTGCCAGCATGCTTAATATTTACAGGGAGAGGCGGGATTGTATGCTTGAGCTCATCCAGTCGATCAAGGGGATGACATGTCATGTACCGGAGGGAGCCTTCTATCTCTTTCCAAATGTGACTGAACTCTGCAGGATGCTCAAGCTTGAGAGTTCCCTGGAGGTTTCCAATTATCTCTTCAAAAACGCCAGAGTGATTACCGTGCCCGGAGAAGTTTTTGGCTATCCCGGGCACATCAGGCTCACCTTCGCCGCATCCCTCGAAAACATCATGGAAGGGATGAAGAGGATCAGAGATACTCTCTGCTTCAGAGCATGA
- the coaD gene encoding pantetheine-phosphate adenylyltransferase: protein MRKRKPLLLKAVYPGTFDPITNGHIDIIDRGSSIFDEIIVAILRNPEKQPLFSIEERIQMIEKAIAGFPNVRIETFDGLLVDYAEKIGAKVIVRGLRAISDFEYELQMAMMNRRIKSNLETVFMMPCESYSYLSSKLVREVAELGGKLTGLVPAEVEKRLQERFRSKKRC from the coding sequence ATGAGAAAAAGAAAACCACTGCTGCTAAAGGCCGTCTACCCGGGAACGTTTGATCCGATCACCAACGGACACATCGACATCATCGACAGGGGGAGTTCTATCTTCGATGAGATAATCGTGGCCATTCTTAGAAATCCTGAGAAGCAGCCGCTATTCTCTATCGAGGAGAGGATCCAGATGATCGAGAAGGCAATTGCCGGATTTCCGAATGTCCGCATTGAAACATTCGATGGTCTTCTGGTTGATTACGCCGAGAAGATCGGCGCGAAGGTCATCGTCAGGGGGTTACGTGCCATCTCTGATTTTGAATACGAACTTCAGATGGCCATGATGAATAGAAGGATCAAAAGCAACCTGGAAACGGTCTTCATGATGCCCTGCGAGTCCTATTCCTACCTGAGCTCCAAACTGGTGCGCGAGGTGGCGGAGCTTGGGGGTAAGCTCACTGGACTCGTACCGGCAGAAGTCGAGAAGAGACTACAGGAGAGATTCAGGAGTAAGAAAAGATGCTGA
- the recN gene encoding DNA repair protein RecN produces MRIRNFAIVEEISIDFSEGLNLITGETGAGKSIIVDAIEILLGERPSSNVIRTGEHKATVEGVFSIDDLPDVERVLEKSGISITGDLILKREINKAGAGKIFINGGITTTSALKEIGNILVDIHGQHQHQSLLHPANHLAILDHFGENELLKKSVSDLSLQFMACSEEYRKLMEQLLDKNRGTDFLEFQAAEIEKISPLPGEDEKLQKEREILKSVEMLKRFASEAYGTAYENERSIILLIKQIRSNMEKLSAIDPEPSRFLSVLDEARYALEDLSLYLRDYLKKLEHDPARLADVEDRIAEIERLKMKYGGTIEAVLQFRSKAAEELEALNRSDEDLESLRGRIVEIYRAYVEAALRLSRERRADAERFSSRVVEELGDMAMGGSRFSVVIESNPLPESCDFQKLVPAGESGVDRCEFLISLNVGEDLRPLARVASGGELSRIMLAINKVLKKGNGSKTLIFDEVDAGIGAGVASAVAQKLKNISAKNQVICITHLPQIASLADHHLSVLKKVSRGRTNVIVRSLDEKERIKEIARMLAGDKISETSLMHAEEMIEHEKKKTTAAKGRLPGNV; encoded by the coding sequence TTGAGAATTAGAAATTTTGCAATTGTCGAAGAGATCTCCATCGACTTTTCAGAAGGGCTCAACCTCATTACGGGGGAGACAGGAGCTGGGAAATCAATAATCGTCGATGCTATCGAGATCCTCCTCGGGGAGCGTCCTTCGAGCAACGTTATAAGGACAGGAGAGCATAAGGCAACCGTGGAAGGGGTCTTCAGCATTGATGATCTTCCCGATGTGGAAAGGGTTCTTGAGAAGTCAGGAATCTCCATCACGGGAGATTTGATTCTCAAAAGGGAAATCAACAAGGCAGGCGCCGGGAAGATCTTCATCAACGGAGGGATAACAACCACATCCGCTCTCAAGGAGATCGGAAATATTCTTGTAGATATTCATGGGCAGCATCAGCATCAATCACTCCTGCACCCCGCCAATCATCTGGCCATCCTGGATCATTTTGGAGAGAATGAACTTCTCAAGAAGAGCGTTTCCGACCTCTCTCTTCAGTTCATGGCATGCAGCGAAGAGTACAGGAAACTCATGGAGCAACTTTTAGATAAGAACAGGGGAACCGATTTTCTCGAATTTCAGGCTGCGGAGATCGAGAAAATCTCCCCCCTGCCAGGAGAGGATGAGAAGCTGCAGAAAGAGAGGGAAATACTGAAAAGCGTCGAGATGCTGAAGAGGTTTGCCTCTGAGGCGTACGGCACGGCTTACGAAAATGAGAGATCCATCATCCTTCTTATCAAGCAGATCCGTTCGAACATGGAGAAACTATCCGCGATCGATCCCGAGCCTTCCAGATTTCTTTCGGTTCTCGATGAGGCGCGGTATGCCCTTGAAGACCTTTCTCTGTACTTGAGGGATTATCTGAAAAAGCTGGAACATGATCCCGCCAGACTGGCGGATGTGGAAGACCGGATTGCAGAGATCGAGAGATTGAAAATGAAGTACGGAGGCACGATTGAAGCCGTCCTGCAGTTCCGATCAAAAGCTGCGGAAGAGCTTGAGGCTTTGAACCGTTCAGATGAAGATCTGGAATCTTTGCGCGGCAGGATAGTGGAGATCTACAGAGCATATGTTGAAGCGGCTCTCCGGCTTTCCCGAGAGAGGCGGGCAGATGCGGAAAGATTCTCCAGCCGGGTAGTGGAAGAGCTGGGGGACATGGCAATGGGAGGAAGCCGTTTCAGCGTGGTGATTGAAAGCAACCCTCTTCCGGAATCCTGTGACTTTCAGAAATTGGTACCTGCTGGAGAATCGGGAGTAGACAGGTGTGAATTCCTCATATCCCTGAATGTCGGTGAGGATCTCAGACCTCTCGCCAGGGTAGCATCCGGAGGGGAGCTCTCGAGGATCATGCTTGCCATCAACAAGGTCCTCAAGAAAGGAAACGGATCGAAGACGCTGATCTTCGACGAAGTGGATGCTGGAATCGGGGCTGGCGTCGCATCCGCTGTTGCTCAGAAGCTGAAGAATATCTCCGCCAAGAACCAAGTCATCTGCATCACTCATCTTCCTCAGATTGCTTCTCTGGCGGATCATCACCTCAGTGTCCTGAAAAAAGTTTCCCGAGGGAGGACGAATGTGATTGTTCGTTCCCTCGACGAGAAGGAAAGAATCAAGGAAATCGCCAGAATGCTTGCCGGCGATAAGATCTCCGAGACCTCATTAATGCATGCGGAGGAAATGATCGAACATGAGAAAAAGAAAACCACTGCTGCTAAAGGCCGTCTACCCGGGAACGTTTGA
- a CDS encoding MotA/TolQ/ExbB proton channel family protein, with translation MNIAALNILAPAATLSGFQTGIIELVAQSGAMAKFVLFILMLFSIVSWAIMVDRYRTLRRVERESRLFITKFNSAASLTELVEFSKLLDKNPLANIFLLSVSSGNPSPPSGRNVRLLKRNIRKNASLELRKIDKYLSFLATTASVTPFIGLFGTVWGIMNAFRGIGASGTASLAAYAPGIAEALITTAAGLAAAIPAVVAYNHFVRKVRVLSAETEEFIEDLVARIEEPP, from the coding sequence TTGAACATCGCGGCTTTAAATATTCTCGCTCCAGCTGCGACCCTCTCGGGTTTCCAGACAGGTATTATAGAGCTGGTCGCTCAATCCGGTGCCATGGCAAAATTTGTTCTTTTCATCCTGATGCTATTCTCCATCGTTTCATGGGCAATTATGGTTGATAGATACCGAACGCTGCGAAGAGTCGAAAGGGAGTCCAGGCTCTTTATTACAAAATTCAATTCCGCCGCCTCGCTCACCGAACTCGTGGAGTTTTCAAAGCTGCTGGACAAGAATCCTCTGGCCAACATCTTTTTGCTCAGCGTCTCAAGTGGGAATCCCTCCCCCCCATCCGGAAGGAATGTGAGATTGCTGAAGCGCAATATACGAAAAAACGCTTCTCTTGAACTAAGGAAGATTGATAAGTATCTGAGTTTCCTCGCAACGACCGCCTCTGTTACTCCGTTCATCGGGCTCTTCGGCACAGTCTGGGGAATCATGAATGCTTTCCGGGGAATCGGAGCGTCCGGAACGGCAAGCCTCGCCGCCTATGCACCAGGCATAGCCGAAGCCCTGATAACAACGGCTGCCGGACTGGCAGCGGCCATCCCTGCCGTCGTCGCCTACAACCATTTTGTGCGAAAGGTAAGGGTCCTGAGTGCAGAAACGGAAGAGTTCATAGAGGATCTCGTCGCCAGAATCGAGGAGCCGCCTTAA
- a CDS encoding biopolymer transporter ExbD: protein MEKHGKSLSEINVTPLVDVMLVLLIIFMVVAPMMHRGIDVNLPETKTAMGVDEARIVLTIDREDRIYINDRSVHIKLLKERILELLGRDSRETIFLKADRKIPYGKVLQVMDIIRETGIENISMVTNPIHEKEGRR, encoded by the coding sequence ATGGAAAAGCATGGAAAATCTCTTTCAGAGATCAACGTTACCCCTCTCGTCGATGTCATGCTCGTGCTGCTCATCATCTTCATGGTAGTGGCACCGATGATGCACAGGGGGATCGACGTCAACCTTCCTGAAACAAAGACAGCGATGGGGGTCGATGAGGCAAGGATCGTCCTGACCATCGACAGGGAGGACCGCATCTACATAAACGACCGCTCTGTCCACATAAAACTCCTGAAAGAGAGGATCCTGGAGCTCTTAGGAAGGGATTCCCGTGAAACGATATTCCTGAAAGCCGATAGAAAGATCCCGTATGGCAAGGTCCTCCAGGTTATGGACATCATCCGGGAGACGGGAATTGAGAACATATCGATGGTAACAAATCCCATCCATGAAAAGGAAGGCAGGAGATGA